One window of the Lodderomyces elongisporus chromosome 6, complete sequence genome contains the following:
- a CDS encoding uncharacterized protein (CAZy:GH16) translates to MRLNFVITLLYIIGFLSAEANADKINVNYDMNTDNGIGIDVDIDVDIDVDIGVDIDSNEGSSISKEYYHENYNLINDSVFESLTKGTEFLSVKYSHDGINFSSKGLQMTIKKPFDNPSLVSTEYIMYGKVEAEIKGSHGSGLVSSLYLQSKDLDEIDIAEILGSDPYRYQTNFFIKGNTTTYDRGDFHNLPIHSSHDQFYKYGCEWTFEKIVWFLNDVPVRELIRGNKHGMPTSPMRVIFSLWAGEDTQNKDTIAWSGGLTDYSRGPFTMTVRNLRVENYIDE, encoded by the coding sequence ATGAGACTAAATTTTGTGATTACCCTTTTGTACATAATTGGCTTCCTTTCCGCTGAGGCTAATGCTGATAAGATAAACGTGAATTATGATATGAACACTGATAATGGCATTGGCATTGACGTTGACATTGATGTTGACATTGATGTTGACATTGGTGTTGACATTGACAGTAATGAAGGCAGCTCTATATCAAAAGAATATTACCATGAAAATTACAACCTTATAAACGATTCAGTATTTGAATCCCTAACCAAAGGTACTGAATTTTTATCAGTAAAATATTCTCACGACGGTATAAATTTTAGTTCCAAGGGTTTGCAAATGACAATCAAAAAACCATTTGATAATCCATCTTTAGTTTCAACTGAATATATTATGTACGGTAAAGTTGAGGCTGAGATTAAAGGATCACATGGTAGTGGGTTAGTGAGTTCATTATATTTACAGAGCAAAGATTTGGATGAGATTGATATTGCTGAAATATTAGGTAGTGATCCATACCGATACCAAACaaactttttcatcaaGGGTAATACCACAACGTATGATAGAGGTGACTTTCACAATTTACCAATACACCTGTCGCATGACCAATTCTACAAATATGGGTGCGAATggacttttgaaaaaatagtTTGGTTCTTGAATGATGTACCAGTACGAGAGTTGATTAGGGGTAACAAACATGGAATGCCTACATCACCAATGAGAGTGATCTTTAGTTTGTGGGCAGGAGAAGATACGCAAAATAAAGACACGATTGCATGGAGCGGTGGTCTTACTGATTATAGTAGAGGCCCTTTTACAATGACTGTTAGAAATTTGAGAGTTGAAAATTACATAGATGAATGA
- a CDS encoding uncharacterized protein (BUSCO:EOG092645L9): MLTDIHRVLLTYIRSVKAIQLNSLLEAFTLIIQRLHPEHEHEHEHEHESESGHNAINSPSIEPSRDALEQYIREINAEITKQGFKIDRKNDELNGTLYFIFINTAMDEIIKQTTIYTHMELVAIKNLIEEIIEAEHFAFSLPRSNAQQIVSSHLSRPLKESSYFIDRLIDEGWFKATLDDRLILSINSLCELKQYLLETYGNTNSSEGNRRENRSQDRDIVDGGNGPESKLLICRQCKELVTLGVLSIEKDAFHRRCYEVYCRNNRIEANEDNLLRVGADPSTL; the protein is encoded by the coding sequence ATGTTGACAGATATCCACAGAGTGTTACTCACATATATCCGCTCAGTTAAAGCAATACAATTGAACTCTCTTTTAGAGGCGTTCACACTTATTATACAACGCCTTCATCCCGAACATGAACATGAACATGAACATGAACATGAAAGTGAATCTGGACACAATGCCATAAACAGTCCCAGCATAGAGCCTTCTCGTGATGCGCTCGAACAGTATATACGTGAAATCAATGCGGAAATTACGAAACAAGGGTTCAAGATTGATCGCAAAAACGATGAATTAAACGGGACACtctattttatatttatcaaCACCGCCATGGATGAGATCATAAAGCAAACAACAATCTACACACACATGGAACTCGTTGCGATTAAAAACTTAATTGAGGAGATTATTGAAGCAGAACATTTTGCATTTAGTTTACCACGAAGTAATGCTCAGCAGATTGTACTGTCTCATTTAAGCCGGCCTTTGAAAGAACTGAGCTATTTTATCGATCGATTAATTGATGAAGGATGGTTCAAAGCAACTTTAGATGATCGCTTGATCTTGTCTATAAATAGCTTATGCGAATTAAAACAATACCTTTTGGAAACTTATGGTAATACAAATTCAAGCGAAGGAAatagaagagaaaatagaaGCCAAGATAGAGATATAGTGGATGGAGGAAATGGCCCAGAAAGcaaattgttgatttgcCGACAGTGTAAAGAACTAGTTACTCTAGGGGTTTTATccattgaaaaagatgctTTCCATAGAAGATGTTATGAAGTTTATTGCAGAAACAATAGAATAGAAGCAAATGAAGATAATTTGCTACGGGTTGGTGCTGACCCATCGACACTATAA
- the ASH2 gene encoding transcription factor, contains a PHD finger motif (BUSCO:EOG09262X7T): MNELKTTPELGRGPHEVQSGRFNQPGTSSISTFVPSMAHTSNSKQKAHNVVVHPRLKPMPFKFSDVYPTPPPQPFQTSTNIKNIQFYQVEDLPVNRRGFKYKLCRPSPVFTSNFYATTDLPPYDACINLFDRSTGILFSKDCKTITTSEGWRSARANVCIREGKYYFEFKIVKANDYNDDGNDRNNAASSGNGAGAGAGGAGGAGGAGAGNSGNDKKDSHVRIGIARKEAALEAPVGYDGYGYGLRDIDGQLMFTSRRKKQCVYEDGFKTGDVIGLLVELPSLKEQKEQLNRYVEEKKLEIPVEHKSKKRKTKNKKSTAVGNAGGAGGLRDIEQMEQGVEANIKFNEFNNIVRDQIPTKSKGVLYYDQFEYTKTKTMDHLLNPVTVFGEKAIIEMDDKTKNIPIIANAQIRVFKNGIEQGTIDDLYSFLPTNIEDVDEMNLEANVKQSANPNYKNTDDNTLGYYPMISVFNNGVASLNAGPDFEYPPNIQNGTYKPLSDRYDEQVIEEWYWDVLDEVEAQYLDSFED; the protein is encoded by the coding sequence ATGAATGAGCTCAAAACGACACCAGAATTGGGTAGAGGGCCACATGAGGTCCAATCAGGAAGGTTCAATCAACCAGGCACATCCTCTATTTCTACATTTGTTCCTTCCATGGCCCATACTTCAAACAGTAAGCAGAAAGCACATAATGTTGTAGTACACCCACGACTAAAGCCCATGCCATTCAAGTTTCTGGATGTTTATCCAACTCCTCCGCCACAACCATTTCAAACATCTAccaatataaaaaatatacaattttACCAAGTCGAGGACCTTCCTGTAAATAGGCGTGGATTCAAGTATAAACTTTGTAGACCACTGCCGGTGTTCACTTCAAATTTTTATGCAACTACAGACTTGCCACCGTATGACGCTTGCATAAACCTATTTGATCGGTCCACGGGGATCTTATTTAGCAAAGATTGCAAGACCATAACTACACTGGAAGGATGGAGATCGGCTAGAGCAAATGTCTGTATACGCGAGGGGAAGTACTATTTTGAATTCAAAATTGTGAAAGCCAATGATTATAATGACGATGGCAATGATCGTAATAATGCTGCCTCTAGTGGTaatggtgctggtgctggtgctggtggtgctggtggtgctggtggtgctggtgctggtaaTAGTGGTAATGATAAAAAAGACAGCCATGTAAGGATTGGAAttgcaagaaaagaagctgCTTTGGAAGCTCCTGTAGGTTACGATGGGTATGGGTACGGATTAAGGGACATTGATGGGCAATTGATGTTTACCAGTCGACGCAAAAAGCAGTGTGTTTATGAGGATGGATTTAAGACTGGCGATGTTATTGGCCTTTTGGTTGAATTACCAAGTttgaaagaacaaaaggaaCAATTGAATCGTTAtgtggaagaaaaaaaattggagatACCTGTTGAACACAAATctaaaaagaggaaaaccaagaataaaaaaagcacTGCTGTGGGAAATGCTGGTGGTGCAGGGGGTTTAAGAGATATAGAGCAAATGGAACAAGGTGTAGAGGCAAACATTAAGTTTAACGAATTTAACAACATTGTTAGAGACCAAATTCCAACAAAGTCTAAAGGTGTGCTTTACTATGATCAATTTGAAtacacaaaaacaaagacaatGGACCATCTACTCAATCCTGTCACTGTGTTTGGGGAAAAAGCGATTATTGAAATGGATgacaagacaaaaaatatacCTATAATTGCAAATGCTCAGATCCGAGTGTTCAAAAATGGTATTGAGCAAGGAACTATTGATGACCTCTATTCCTTTCTTCCAACAAACATtgaagatgttgatgaaatgAACTTAGAAGCTAATGTCAAGCAACTGGCAAACCCAAATTATAAAAATACCGATGATAACACTCTTGGGTACTACCCAATGATCTCTGTTTTCAATAATGGTGTTGCCTCCTTAAATGCGGGTCCCGATTTTGAATATCCAccaaacatacaaaatGGAACTTATAAACCCTTGAGTGATCGATATGACGAACAAGTCATTGAAGAATGGTATTGGGATGTGCTAGACGAAGTAGAAGCGCAATATTTAGACTCTTTTGAGGACTga
- the SAH1 gene encoding S-adenosyl-L-homocysteine hydrolase (BUSCO:EOG09262LYR) — protein MASNYKVADISLAAFGRKDIELSENEMPGLMYIRKKYGPSQPLKGARIAGCLHMTIQTAVLIETLVALGAEVTWTSCNIFSTQDHAAAAIAAAGVPVFAWKGETEEEYQWCIEQQLFAFKDGKKLNLILDDGGDLTSLVHEKYPEMLEDCYGLSEETTTGVHHLYKALRDGKLKVPAINVNDSVTKSKFDNLYGCRESLIDGIKRATDVMIAGKVAVVAGFGDVGKGCAMALQGMGARVIVTEIDPINALQAAVSGYQVAPLDEVASIGQIFVTTTGCRDIIVGKHFEKMPEDAIVCNIGHFDIEIDVAWLKANAESVVNIKPQVDRYLMKNGRHIILLADGRLVNLGCATGHSSFVMSCSFSNQVLAQIALFNDKNKEFKEKFPEFAKTGPFDVNVHLLPKILDETVAKCHLDHLNARLTTLTDVQAEYLGIPKEGPFKADIYRY, from the coding sequence atggcTAGTAACTACAAAGTCGCCGACATCTCCTTAGCTGCCTTCGGTAGAAAGGACATTGAATTGtctgaaaatgaaatgcCAGGTTTGATGTACATCAGAAAGAAGTACGGTCCATCTCAACCATTGAAAGGTGCAAGAATTGCAGGTTGTTTGCACATGACCATCCAAACCGCTGTCTTGATTGAGACTCTTGTTGCTTTGGGTGCTGAAGTTACTTGGACTTCTTGTAACATCTTTTCAACTCAAGACcatgctgctgctgctattgctgctgctggtgtTCCTGTGTTTGCCTGGAAAGGTGAAACCGAGGAAGAGTACCAATGGTGTATTGAACAACAATTGTTTGCCTTCAAGGACGGTAAGAAATTGAACTTGATCTTGGACGATGGTGGTGACTTGACCTCATTGGTTCACGAAAAATACCCAGAAATGTTGGAAGACTGTTACGGTTTATCCGAAGAGACCACTACCGGTGTCCACCACTTGTACAAGGCTTTGAGAGATGGTAAATTGAAGGTCCCAGCCATCAACGTTAACGACTCTGTCACCAAGTCCAAGTTCGACAACTTGTACGGTTGTAGAGAATCATTGATTGACGGTATCAAGAGAGCCACCGATGTTATGATTGCTGGTAAGGTTGCCGTTGTTGCTGGTTTCGGTGATGTTGGAAAAGGTTGTGCTATGGCCTTGCAAGGTATGGGTGCTAGAGTTATCGTTACCGAGATTGACCCAATTAATGCTTTGCAAGCTGCTGTCTCTGGTTACCAAGTCGCACCTTTGGATGAGGTTGCATCAATTGGTCAAATCTTTGTTACAACCACCGGTTGTAGAGATATCATTGTTGGAAAGCACTTTGAGAAAATGCCAGAAGATGCCATTGTTTGTAACATTGGTCACTTTGACATTGAAATCGATGTTGCTTGGTTGAAAGCCAACGCTGAGTCTGTTGTCAACATTAAGCCACAAGTTGACAGATACTTGATGAAGAATGGTCGTCACATTATCCTTTTGGCTGACGGTAGATTGGTCAACTTGGGTTGTGCTACTGGTCACTCCTCATTCGTCATGTCTTGTTCATTCTCTAACCAAGTCTTGGCACAAATTGCATTGTTCAATGACAAGAACAAGGAGTTCAAAGAGAAATTCCCAGAGTTTGCAAAGACTGGTCCATTCGACGTCAACGTTCACTTGTTGCCAAAGATTTTGGACGAAACTGTTGCCAAATGTCACTTGGACCACTTGAACGCCAGATTGACTACTTTGACTGATGTTCAAGCTGAATACTTGGGTATTCCAAAGGAAGGTCCATTCAAAGCTGACATTTACAGATACTAA
- the GLN3 gene encoding Glutamine-repressible protein regulator: MPPSSSSSSELLKGSNTYHVDKLNTSATITPVKSTPLYTEGKNMDNTKFLYSSKDSQATQATQSAKNSHFLDSGPSLVDIFYSAKKLLNLQSRVENRQLRKANSRTQLHRMVQIGNANTHIKKENNPNPASESSQPSSLSHASLSQDKSHSQTQSSMQTQLPISLSSYNDKNVLDLLSPLSMDEIHHLNTKSSFQPSNLSNNTSPTSTSISTSNANHSNQSDEKQMTIKKEEPQIHRHVSASPSQQQNVDYAKVFTPNSEDSSSASRHNSNASSKLSTNSSLQSDMNTIKAPPKSNLTSSLTKMKNEQQQQQQQQQQSEKSDKLEKSEESEQSEQSEKPKQSDNSQQSSSNPLSQPADVGTTTTTTTTTCFNCKTQKTPLWRKDAEGNTLCNACGLFLKLHGTTRPLSMKTDVIKKRNSRKTSVSNSVSSSVGMNPMSMSMAMSTSFPRTFGSGNGTHSTSLATTAATSTSYRESLNQKRQLPIAIAPSPANMQMGSSVPNNFMNSSFSTQSQNHSQSQSQRYKNVLILPKPASSTNLNNSFKSKAIAIPSSSSSNQQQTSNSETSPCSASSSAASSYSYTVDCNQPFKRKKSELNVHAMGLAAAAGSAGIGATSSSFNNKNRADSLVSLTSHQQQQSQQQSQQQQQQYPTYALKRNNSLISAPSSLSRRTSLVNIPNRKNGSISTPTNSLTMGNVNMLNQRYSQASYFDMPQQQQQQQQQQQQQYPVSTQFRAPQQQRSSLSRQNSASTIMNNHMNTNTINSQIYTNNEFVDTPNSYYSPGSYSAGLGHLQHPNQYQQQQQSQHQPSSTTPNSVPETPLEITDLAPNPNSITGLSNNTNNNNSSLGASSSSSFVNQMGQYASLNGTKTRGQKVLEEYRASKPPIAQHRGIDDELVMMATDPLSDIVNINANNMNSMNNITSGLDISGDMSTPTVIPELDVDNIMMSEDDFFKNYTSLHNGDDEEEEHDGNRVSQDTSPANLGVDFDNAIFGTKVMQQDNNQALGLGSNNYDFADANIGIGKGSNNSGNGGNGGAGGTGGTGLADDKNVDTTAAAALQFKDLDWLKFEM; the protein is encoded by the coding sequence ATGCCACCTTCTTCGTCCTCATCAAGTGAGCTTTTAAAAGGCTCCAACACGTACCATGTCGACAAACTCAATACTTCAGCAACCATCACGCCAGTAAAATCAACACCATTGTACACTGAAGGGAAGAACATGGACAATACCAAGTTTTTATATTCTAGCAAAGATTCGCAAGCTACACAAGCTACACAGTCTGCCAAAAACTCGCATTTTCTTGACTCAGGTCCTTCCTTGGTGGATATCTTTTACTCGGCAAAGAAACTTCTCAACTTACAATCAAGAGTAGAAAATAGACAGTTGCGGAAAGCAAACAGCAGGACCCAGCTACACCGCATGGTTCAAATTGGGAATGCAAATACACacatcaaaaaagaaaataaccCTAACCCAGCATCTGAACTGTCGCAACCATCTTCACTTTCGCATGCACTGTTGCTGCAGGATAAACTGCATTCTCAAACACAACTGCTGATGCAGACCCAACTACCGATACTGTTACTGCTGTATAATGACAAGAACGTTTTGGACCTACTATCTCCATTGTCTATGGATGAAATACACCATTTAAATACAAAGAGTTCATTCCAACCAAGTAACCTACTGAATAACACCtcaccaacatcaacatcaatatcaacatcaaACGCAAATCACTCAAACCAGTCTGATGAGAAGCAAATgacaataaagaaagaagaaccCCAAATTCATAGACATGTATCTGCAAGCCCgtctcaacaacaaaatgtTGATTACGCCAAAGTATTCACTCCAAACTCGGAAGACTCGAGCTCTGCATCTCGACACAACTCTAATGCATCATCGAAATTATCAACAAACTCATCATTGCAATCGGATATGAACACTATAAAAGCACCGCCAAAATCCAACCTCACTTCTTCATTgacaaagatgaaaaacgagcaacaacagcaacagcaacagcagcagcaactgGAAAAACTGGACAAATTGGAGAAACTGGAAGAGCTGGAACAACTGGAACAACTGGAAAAACCAAAGCAACTGGATAATCTGCAACAGCTGAGTCTGAATCCACTCTCACAACCTGCTGATGTtggcaccaccaccaccaccaccaccaccacttgCTTCAACTGTAAAACTCAAAAGACGCCTCTTTGGAGAAAAGATGCAGAGGGAAACACGTTGTGTAATGCTTGTGGCTTgttcctcaaacttcatgGAACCACTCGTCCATTATCGATGAAAACCGATGTTatcaaaaagagaaactcGAGAAAAACCTCAGTGTCAAATAGCGTATCAAGCTCAGTAGGAATGAACCCCATGTCAATGTCCATGGCAATGTCAACATCATTTCCTCGCACCTTTGGTTCAGGTAATGGTACACATTCCACTTCCTtggcaacaacagcagccaCATCAACCTCATATCGTGAATCTttgaatcaaaaaagacaaCTACCAATAGCGATAGCACCATCGCCTGCAAACATGCAAATGGGATCTTCTGTGCCAAACAATTTCATGAACTCGTCATTTTCAACACAGAGCCAGAACCATAGTCAGAGTCAGAGCCAGAGGTATAAAAATGTATTGATATTGCCCAAACCAGCAAGTTCGACAAACTTGAACAATTCATTCAAAAGCAAGGCTATAGCAataccttcttcatcttcgtcAAATCAGCAGCAGACGTCAAATCTGGAAACATCGCCATGTTCAGCCTCGTCTTCGGCAGCCTCGTCATATTCATATACTGTGGATTGCAATCAGCcatttaaaagaaaaaagtcgGAGTTAAATGTACATGCTATGGGACTTGCTGCTGCAGCTGGTTCTGCTGGAATAGGTGCtacttcatcatcattcaacaataaaaatagaGCCGATTCTTTAGTTTCGCTAACAAgtcaccaacaacaacaactgcaacaacaactgcagcagcagcagcagcaatacCCAACTTACGcattaaaaagaaacaattcTCTCATTTCAgcaccatcatcattgagTAGAAGAACTTCTTTGGTAAACATACCAAATAGGAAGAATGGATCCATTTCTACGCCAACAAATTCACTCACAATGGGCAACGTCAATATGCTTAATCAACGTTATTCTCAAGCCAGCTATTTTGATATGcctcagcaacaacaacaacaacagcagcagcagcagcagcaatatCCAGTATCAACCCAATTTAGAGCACCTCAGCAGCAAAGATCGCTGTTATCTAGACAGAATAGTGCCTCCACCATTATGAATAATCACATGAACACAAATACTATTAACTCGCAAATTTACACAAATAATGAATTTGTCGATACCCCTAATTCATATTATTCACCAGGCTCATATTCTGCTGGTCTAGGACATTTGCAACATCCAAACCAAtatcagcaacagcagcaaagTCAACATCAACCTAGTTCAACTACGCCCAATTCTGTGCCAGAAACGCCTCTTGAAATTACTGATCTTGCTCCAAACCCCAATTCAATTACTGGTTTatccaacaacaccaataacaacaacagttcATTGggtgcttcttcttcttcttcttttgtcaaTCAAATGGGACAATACGCTTCTTTGAATGGAACAAAGACAAGAGGCCAGAAAGTATTGGAGGAATATAGAGCTAGTAAACCCCCAATAGCGCAGCATAGAGGTATCGATGATGAATTGGTAATGATGGCTACCGATCCACTTTCCGATATTGTGAATATCAATGCGAACAATATGAACAGCATGAATAACATTACTAGTGGTTTGGATATCAGTGGTGATATGTCGACTCCTACAGTTATACCCGAACTAGATGTTGACAATATAATGATGAGCGAAGAtgatttcttcaaaaacTATACTAGTCTACAcaatggtgatgatgaagaagaagagcatGATGGAAACCGGGTTCTGCAGGACACAAGTCCCGCAAATTTGGGCGTCGACTTTGACAATGCTATATTTGGGACCAAAGTGATGCAACAAGATAATAATCAAGCTTTAGGACTAGGTAGCAATAATTACGATTTCGCAGATGCAAATATAGGTATAGGAAAAGGAAGTAATAACAGCGGTAATGGCGGTAATGGCGGAGCTGGTGGCACTGGTGGTACTGGTTTGGCCGATGACAAGAACGTTGATACAACTGCTGCAGCCGCTTTACAGTTTAAAGATCTAGATTGGttgaaatttgaaatgtga